One genomic segment of Anguilla anguilla isolate fAngAng1 chromosome 2, fAngAng1.pri, whole genome shotgun sequence includes these proteins:
- the LOC118219588 gene encoding centrosomal protein of 95 kDa-like isoform X3: protein MGTQEERDWVDVANDLLSKCHINLRLRKVTDCDASVFVALYEAILGEKVPDYIAAPRSQEDDIHNVQSVIDSLALDYLQISLSHITGENVARGDKESVKNLLEIFDGLLEYLTEQIYEEEPRHEGRAAAEEPDGVPGLGGTDAAAPGTDRPERQEKGDLLERVSQCSSMQSTVRSSSKHSLPSWSADGSESTAELIRLGDSARTFTAKHRVCRSASDQSDGAVSAERRSCEAHRTGPSGSRPGHSREPVDPAPVPRDRPNASATLLREPLHSAIPLLPPYQTTPQRPERRPPSGSQSPASVSSHRGEEEEQRPPGIRVNGQSPRPPSDAAPANGLQSPCRFLDEGERSVTNQRAVSSEVDRKQMEPSGGGPRRVLFRTEPDVLFLTLRNRSGEESQDGTASPQAQKQDHRGHRDRGGPRGGGALEEGRASEPLSWHRQRNRQTEQELHQMSEKLTRRLEELDAMLKRALGEGGETADTKEEDKHSHHSDSVMECRRTRRQTGTPHTSRSPRTRSLSPSPPPARRSLQAQLDEALSRNVQPHMSRVHREEQRELQSQRRLGQVVSRAYEDELKRLEDRERADMARERGRVQGTEREYREAVQNGVPRVPDPSQVFSPKALNQHRPPRARQLTPGRGRQHPRKPALMKVKENDLLPLLLEEFPHLQLSPHTLTRMWKKQLKQVDHLAAVGNHHARNKLTSQVEEAQRRHDLLVEIIRKEQEHNHRLRDFKDRIQQQKSAQNKLKEQRRQIARAKKYHSDYHVQMRARMMRARTREERMFKQIFEEGLELQKSRLREERAYAKEVRQEHQRKHRDELESMENYYKDQFSLLAETLAQERREIQMRKKAQEKALQKMKRELRSKMEREIGELQKIIIQNDDDDYFWDLEAERLRGKVKMASFQYSAGHVP from the exons ATGGGAACCCAAGAAGAGAGAG ATTGGGTGGACGTGGCCAATGATCTTCTCAGCAAGTGTCATATTAACCTGAGGCTGCGGAAGGTGACAGACTGTGACGCCagtgtttttgttgctttgtatGAAGCAATCTTGGGGGAAAAGGTCCCAG ATTACATTGCTGCTCCTAGGAGTCAGGAGGATGACATTCACAATGTGCAGTCAGTTATTGACTCTCTAGCTCTAGATTACCTGCAGATCAGCTTGTCTCACATCACAG gTGAGAATGTCGCAAGAGGGGACAAAGAATCCGTAAAAAACCTTCTGGAAATCTTTGACGGGCTGCTGGAGTACCTCACGGAGCAGATCTACGAGGAGGAGCCGCGGCATGAGGGCCGGGCAG CGGCAGAAGAGCCAGACGGGGTCCCAGGCCTGGGGGGGACCGACGCCGCAGCCCCAGGGACGGACAGGCCTGAGCGTCAGGAGAAGGGAGACCTGCTGGAGCGCGTATCCCAGTGTTCCAGCATGca GTCCACCGTCCGGTCCAGCAGCAAACATTCCCTCCCGTCCTGGAGCGCCGACGGGTCGGAGTCGACCGCGGAGCTCATCCGACTGGGAGACTCCGCCCGGACGTTCACCGCCAAACACAGAG tTTGCAGAAGCGCTAGCGACCAGTCCGATGGTGCAGTCAGCGCAGAGCGCCGATCCTGTGAGGCCCATAGGACCGGCCCGTCCGGTTCTAGGCCGGGGCACAGCCGAGAGCcag TGGATCCAGCCCCGGTCCCCCGGGATCGCCCCAACGCCAGCGCCACCCTCCTGAGGGAGCCCCTCCACTCGGCCatccccctgctgcccccctaCCAGACCACCCCCCAGCGGCCTGAGCGCCGGCCCCCCTCCGGCAGCCAGTCCCCCGCCAGCGTGTCCAGCCacaggggggaggaagaggagcagaggcCCCCGGGTATCAGAGTG AACGGCCAGTCCCCCAGGCCGCCGTCTGACGCCGCCCCAGCCAATGGCCTGCAGTCTCCCTGTCGCTTCCTGG ATGAGGGTGAAAGGTCCGTGACCAATCAGAGGGCGGTCAGTTCTGAGGTGGACAGGAAACAGATGGAG ccctccGGTGGCGGGCCCAGGAGGGTGCTGTTTCGCACGGAGCCGGAcgtcctcttcctcaccctgaGAAACCGCAGCGGAGAGGAGAGCCAGGACGGCACGGCGAGCCCCCAGGCCCAGAAACAGGACCACAGAGGGCACAGAGACCGGGGCGGACCCAG ggggggcggggcgctggaggaggggcgggcCAGCGAGCCCCTGTCCTGGCACAGGCAGAGGAACCGGCAGACCGAGCAGGAGCTGCACCAAATGTCCGAGAAGCTGACCCGCcgcctggaggagctggacgcC ATGCTGAAACGGGCCCTGGGGGAAGGCGGGGAGACTGCGGACACCAAGGAGGAGGACAAGCATTCTCACCACAGCGACAGTGTCATGGAGTGCCGCAGGACCAGGAGACAGACGG GTACGCCACACACGTCCAGGTCTCCTCGCACGCGCTCCCTGtcgccctcgccccccccggCGCGGCGCTCGCTGCAGGCCCAGCTGGACGAGGCCCTGAGCCGCAACGTGCAGCCGCACATGTCCCGCGTGCACAGGGAGGAGCAGCGGGAGCTGCAGAGCCAGCGGCGGCTGGGCCAG GTGGTGAGCAGGGCCTATGAGGACGAGCTGAAGAGGCTGGAGGACCGGGAGCGTGCGGACATggccagggagagagggagggtccAGGGCACG GAGAGGGAGTACAGAGAGGCCGTCCAGAACGGTGTTCCCCGTGTACCAGATCCGTCCCAAGTCTTCAGCCCCAAAGCGCTGAACCAGCACCGCCCCCCCAGGGCGAGGCAGCTCACGCCAGGCAGAGGGAGGCAGCATCCACGGAAACCTGCACTGA tgaAGGTGAAGGAAAACGAtctgctccccctgctgctggAGGAGTTCCCCCACCTGCAGCTCTCCCCCCACACGCTCACGCGCATGTGGAAGAAACAGCTCAAGCAGGTGGACCACCTGGCGGCCGTCGGCAACCACCACGCCCGCAACAAACTAACCAGCCAG GTGGAGGAGGCCCAGAGGAGGCATGACCTCCTGGTGGAGATCATCCGCAAAGAGCAGGAGCACAACCACCGGCTG agGGACTTCAAAGACCGGATCCAGCAGCAGAAGTCGGCCCAGAACAAGCTGAAGGAGCAGAGGAGGCAGATCGCCCGGGCCAAGAAGTACCACAGCGACTACCACGTGCAGATGCGCGCTCGCATGATGAGAGCCCGCACTCGCGAGGAGAGG atgTTCAAGCAGATCTTCGAGGAGGGCCTGGAGCTGCAGAAGTCTCGGCTGAGAGAGGAACGGGCCTACGCCAAGGAGGTGCGGCAGGAGCACCAGCGCAAGCACCGGGACGAGCTGGAGTCCATGGAGAACTACTACAAGGACCAG TTTTCATTGCTGGCCGAAACCCTCGCGCAAGAAAGAAGGGAAATCCAAATGCGGAAGAAGGCCCAAGAGAAG GCGCTTCAGAAGATGAAGAGGGAGCTCCGCAGcaagatggagagggagatcGGCGAGCTCCAGAAGATCATCATCCAGAACGACGACGACGACTACTTCTGGGACCTGGAGGCTGAGAGGCTGCGGGGGAAGGTCAAAATGGCCTCCTTCCAGTACAGCGCCGGCCACGTGCCCTGA
- the LOC118219588 gene encoding centrosomal protein of 95 kDa-like isoform X2, with the protein MGTQEERDWVDVANDLLSKCHINLRLRKVTDCDASVFVALYEAILGEKVPDYIAAPRSQEDDIHNVQSVIDSLALDYLQISLSHITGENVARGDKESVKNLLEIFDGLLEYLTEQIYEEEPRHEGRPAAEEPDGVPGLGGTDAAAPGTDRPERQEKGDLLERVSQCSSMQSTVRSSSKHSLPSWSADGSESTAELIRLGDSARTFTAKHRVCRSASDQSDGAVSAERRSCEAHRTGPSGSRPGHSREPAVDPAPVPRDRPNASATLLREPLHSAIPLLPPYQTTPQRPERRPPSGSQSPASVSSHRGEEEEQRPPGIRVNGQSPRPPSDAAPANGLQSPCRFLDEGERSVTNQRAVSSEVDRKQMEPSGGGPRRVLFRTEPDVLFLTLRNRSGEESQDGTASPQAQKQDHRGHRDRGGPRGGGALEEGRASEPLSWHRQRNRQTEQELHQMSEKLTRRLEELDAMLKRALGEGGETADTKEEDKHSHHSDSVMECRRTRRQTGTPHTSRSPRTRSLSPSPPPARRSLQAQLDEALSRNVQPHMSRVHREEQRELQSQRRLGQVVSRAYEDELKRLEDRERADMARERGRVQGTEREYREAVQNGVPRVPDPSQVFSPKALNQHRPPRARQLTPGRGRQHPRKPALMKVKENDLLPLLLEEFPHLQLSPHTLTRMWKKQLKQVDHLAAVGNHHARNKLTSQVEEAQRRHDLLVEIIRKEQEHNHRLRDFKDRIQQQKSAQNKLKEQRRQIARAKKYHSDYHVQMRARMMRARTREERMFKQIFEEGLELQKSRLREERAYAKEVRQEHQRKHRDELESMENYYKDQFSLLAETLAQERREIQMRKKAQEKALQKMKRELRSKMEREIGELQKIIIQNDDDDYFWDLEAERLRGKVKMASFQYSAGHVP; encoded by the exons ATGGGAACCCAAGAAGAGAGAG ATTGGGTGGACGTGGCCAATGATCTTCTCAGCAAGTGTCATATTAACCTGAGGCTGCGGAAGGTGACAGACTGTGACGCCagtgtttttgttgctttgtatGAAGCAATCTTGGGGGAAAAGGTCCCAG ATTACATTGCTGCTCCTAGGAGTCAGGAGGATGACATTCACAATGTGCAGTCAGTTATTGACTCTCTAGCTCTAGATTACCTGCAGATCAGCTTGTCTCACATCACAG gTGAGAATGTCGCAAGAGGGGACAAAGAATCCGTAAAAAACCTTCTGGAAATCTTTGACGGGCTGCTGGAGTACCTCACGGAGCAGATCTACGAGGAGGAGCCGCGGCATGAGGGCCG TCCAGCGGCAGAAGAGCCAGACGGGGTCCCAGGCCTGGGGGGGACCGACGCCGCAGCCCCAGGGACGGACAGGCCTGAGCGTCAGGAGAAGGGAGACCTGCTGGAGCGCGTATCCCAGTGTTCCAGCATGca GTCCACCGTCCGGTCCAGCAGCAAACATTCCCTCCCGTCCTGGAGCGCCGACGGGTCGGAGTCGACCGCGGAGCTCATCCGACTGGGAGACTCCGCCCGGACGTTCACCGCCAAACACAGAG tTTGCAGAAGCGCTAGCGACCAGTCCGATGGTGCAGTCAGCGCAGAGCGCCGATCCTGTGAGGCCCATAGGACCGGCCCGTCCGGTTCTAGGCCGGGGCACAGCCGAGAGCcag CAGTGGATCCAGCCCCGGTCCCCCGGGATCGCCCCAACGCCAGCGCCACCCTCCTGAGGGAGCCCCTCCACTCGGCCatccccctgctgcccccctaCCAGACCACCCCCCAGCGGCCTGAGCGCCGGCCCCCCTCCGGCAGCCAGTCCCCCGCCAGCGTGTCCAGCCacaggggggaggaagaggagcagaggcCCCCGGGTATCAGAGTG AACGGCCAGTCCCCCAGGCCGCCGTCTGACGCCGCCCCAGCCAATGGCCTGCAGTCTCCCTGTCGCTTCCTGG ATGAGGGTGAAAGGTCCGTGACCAATCAGAGGGCGGTCAGTTCTGAGGTGGACAGGAAACAGATGGAG ccctccGGTGGCGGGCCCAGGAGGGTGCTGTTTCGCACGGAGCCGGAcgtcctcttcctcaccctgaGAAACCGCAGCGGAGAGGAGAGCCAGGACGGCACGGCGAGCCCCCAGGCCCAGAAACAGGACCACAGAGGGCACAGAGACCGGGGCGGACCCAG ggggggcggggcgctggaggaggggcgggcCAGCGAGCCCCTGTCCTGGCACAGGCAGAGGAACCGGCAGACCGAGCAGGAGCTGCACCAAATGTCCGAGAAGCTGACCCGCcgcctggaggagctggacgcC ATGCTGAAACGGGCCCTGGGGGAAGGCGGGGAGACTGCGGACACCAAGGAGGAGGACAAGCATTCTCACCACAGCGACAGTGTCATGGAGTGCCGCAGGACCAGGAGACAGACGG GTACGCCACACACGTCCAGGTCTCCTCGCACGCGCTCCCTGtcgccctcgccccccccggCGCGGCGCTCGCTGCAGGCCCAGCTGGACGAGGCCCTGAGCCGCAACGTGCAGCCGCACATGTCCCGCGTGCACAGGGAGGAGCAGCGGGAGCTGCAGAGCCAGCGGCGGCTGGGCCAG GTGGTGAGCAGGGCCTATGAGGACGAGCTGAAGAGGCTGGAGGACCGGGAGCGTGCGGACATggccagggagagagggagggtccAGGGCACG GAGAGGGAGTACAGAGAGGCCGTCCAGAACGGTGTTCCCCGTGTACCAGATCCGTCCCAAGTCTTCAGCCCCAAAGCGCTGAACCAGCACCGCCCCCCCAGGGCGAGGCAGCTCACGCCAGGCAGAGGGAGGCAGCATCCACGGAAACCTGCACTGA tgaAGGTGAAGGAAAACGAtctgctccccctgctgctggAGGAGTTCCCCCACCTGCAGCTCTCCCCCCACACGCTCACGCGCATGTGGAAGAAACAGCTCAAGCAGGTGGACCACCTGGCGGCCGTCGGCAACCACCACGCCCGCAACAAACTAACCAGCCAG GTGGAGGAGGCCCAGAGGAGGCATGACCTCCTGGTGGAGATCATCCGCAAAGAGCAGGAGCACAACCACCGGCTG agGGACTTCAAAGACCGGATCCAGCAGCAGAAGTCGGCCCAGAACAAGCTGAAGGAGCAGAGGAGGCAGATCGCCCGGGCCAAGAAGTACCACAGCGACTACCACGTGCAGATGCGCGCTCGCATGATGAGAGCCCGCACTCGCGAGGAGAGG atgTTCAAGCAGATCTTCGAGGAGGGCCTGGAGCTGCAGAAGTCTCGGCTGAGAGAGGAACGGGCCTACGCCAAGGAGGTGCGGCAGGAGCACCAGCGCAAGCACCGGGACGAGCTGGAGTCCATGGAGAACTACTACAAGGACCAG TTTTCATTGCTGGCCGAAACCCTCGCGCAAGAAAGAAGGGAAATCCAAATGCGGAAGAAGGCCCAAGAGAAG GCGCTTCAGAAGATGAAGAGGGAGCTCCGCAGcaagatggagagggagatcGGCGAGCTCCAGAAGATCATCATCCAGAACGACGACGACGACTACTTCTGGGACCTGGAGGCTGAGAGGCTGCGGGGGAAGGTCAAAATGGCCTCCTTCCAGTACAGCGCCGGCCACGTGCCCTGA
- the LOC118219588 gene encoding centrosomal protein of 95 kDa-like isoform X1 — translation MGTQEERDWVDVANDLLSKCHINLRLRKVTDCDASVFVALYEAILGEKVPDYIAAPRSQEDDIHNVQSVIDSLALDYLQISLSHITGENVARGDKESVKNLLEIFDGLLEYLTEQIYEEEPRHEGRAAAEEPDGVPGLGGTDAAAPGTDRPERQEKGDLLERVSQCSSMQSTVRSSSKHSLPSWSADGSESTAELIRLGDSARTFTAKHRVCRSASDQSDGAVSAERRSCEAHRTGPSGSRPGHSREPAVDPAPVPRDRPNASATLLREPLHSAIPLLPPYQTTPQRPERRPPSGSQSPASVSSHRGEEEEQRPPGIRVNGQSPRPPSDAAPANGLQSPCRFLDEGERSVTNQRAVSSEVDRKQMEPSGGGPRRVLFRTEPDVLFLTLRNRSGEESQDGTASPQAQKQDHRGHRDRGGPRGGGALEEGRASEPLSWHRQRNRQTEQELHQMSEKLTRRLEELDAMLKRALGEGGETADTKEEDKHSHHSDSVMECRRTRRQTGTPHTSRSPRTRSLSPSPPPARRSLQAQLDEALSRNVQPHMSRVHREEQRELQSQRRLGQVVSRAYEDELKRLEDRERADMARERGRVQGTEREYREAVQNGVPRVPDPSQVFSPKALNQHRPPRARQLTPGRGRQHPRKPALMKVKENDLLPLLLEEFPHLQLSPHTLTRMWKKQLKQVDHLAAVGNHHARNKLTSQVEEAQRRHDLLVEIIRKEQEHNHRLRDFKDRIQQQKSAQNKLKEQRRQIARAKKYHSDYHVQMRARMMRARTREERMFKQIFEEGLELQKSRLREERAYAKEVRQEHQRKHRDELESMENYYKDQFSLLAETLAQERREIQMRKKAQEKALQKMKRELRSKMEREIGELQKIIIQNDDDDYFWDLEAERLRGKVKMASFQYSAGHVP, via the exons ATGGGAACCCAAGAAGAGAGAG ATTGGGTGGACGTGGCCAATGATCTTCTCAGCAAGTGTCATATTAACCTGAGGCTGCGGAAGGTGACAGACTGTGACGCCagtgtttttgttgctttgtatGAAGCAATCTTGGGGGAAAAGGTCCCAG ATTACATTGCTGCTCCTAGGAGTCAGGAGGATGACATTCACAATGTGCAGTCAGTTATTGACTCTCTAGCTCTAGATTACCTGCAGATCAGCTTGTCTCACATCACAG gTGAGAATGTCGCAAGAGGGGACAAAGAATCCGTAAAAAACCTTCTGGAAATCTTTGACGGGCTGCTGGAGTACCTCACGGAGCAGATCTACGAGGAGGAGCCGCGGCATGAGGGCCGGGCAG CGGCAGAAGAGCCAGACGGGGTCCCAGGCCTGGGGGGGACCGACGCCGCAGCCCCAGGGACGGACAGGCCTGAGCGTCAGGAGAAGGGAGACCTGCTGGAGCGCGTATCCCAGTGTTCCAGCATGca GTCCACCGTCCGGTCCAGCAGCAAACATTCCCTCCCGTCCTGGAGCGCCGACGGGTCGGAGTCGACCGCGGAGCTCATCCGACTGGGAGACTCCGCCCGGACGTTCACCGCCAAACACAGAG tTTGCAGAAGCGCTAGCGACCAGTCCGATGGTGCAGTCAGCGCAGAGCGCCGATCCTGTGAGGCCCATAGGACCGGCCCGTCCGGTTCTAGGCCGGGGCACAGCCGAGAGCcag CAGTGGATCCAGCCCCGGTCCCCCGGGATCGCCCCAACGCCAGCGCCACCCTCCTGAGGGAGCCCCTCCACTCGGCCatccccctgctgcccccctaCCAGACCACCCCCCAGCGGCCTGAGCGCCGGCCCCCCTCCGGCAGCCAGTCCCCCGCCAGCGTGTCCAGCCacaggggggaggaagaggagcagaggcCCCCGGGTATCAGAGTG AACGGCCAGTCCCCCAGGCCGCCGTCTGACGCCGCCCCAGCCAATGGCCTGCAGTCTCCCTGTCGCTTCCTGG ATGAGGGTGAAAGGTCCGTGACCAATCAGAGGGCGGTCAGTTCTGAGGTGGACAGGAAACAGATGGAG ccctccGGTGGCGGGCCCAGGAGGGTGCTGTTTCGCACGGAGCCGGAcgtcctcttcctcaccctgaGAAACCGCAGCGGAGAGGAGAGCCAGGACGGCACGGCGAGCCCCCAGGCCCAGAAACAGGACCACAGAGGGCACAGAGACCGGGGCGGACCCAG ggggggcggggcgctggaggaggggcgggcCAGCGAGCCCCTGTCCTGGCACAGGCAGAGGAACCGGCAGACCGAGCAGGAGCTGCACCAAATGTCCGAGAAGCTGACCCGCcgcctggaggagctggacgcC ATGCTGAAACGGGCCCTGGGGGAAGGCGGGGAGACTGCGGACACCAAGGAGGAGGACAAGCATTCTCACCACAGCGACAGTGTCATGGAGTGCCGCAGGACCAGGAGACAGACGG GTACGCCACACACGTCCAGGTCTCCTCGCACGCGCTCCCTGtcgccctcgccccccccggCGCGGCGCTCGCTGCAGGCCCAGCTGGACGAGGCCCTGAGCCGCAACGTGCAGCCGCACATGTCCCGCGTGCACAGGGAGGAGCAGCGGGAGCTGCAGAGCCAGCGGCGGCTGGGCCAG GTGGTGAGCAGGGCCTATGAGGACGAGCTGAAGAGGCTGGAGGACCGGGAGCGTGCGGACATggccagggagagagggagggtccAGGGCACG GAGAGGGAGTACAGAGAGGCCGTCCAGAACGGTGTTCCCCGTGTACCAGATCCGTCCCAAGTCTTCAGCCCCAAAGCGCTGAACCAGCACCGCCCCCCCAGGGCGAGGCAGCTCACGCCAGGCAGAGGGAGGCAGCATCCACGGAAACCTGCACTGA tgaAGGTGAAGGAAAACGAtctgctccccctgctgctggAGGAGTTCCCCCACCTGCAGCTCTCCCCCCACACGCTCACGCGCATGTGGAAGAAACAGCTCAAGCAGGTGGACCACCTGGCGGCCGTCGGCAACCACCACGCCCGCAACAAACTAACCAGCCAG GTGGAGGAGGCCCAGAGGAGGCATGACCTCCTGGTGGAGATCATCCGCAAAGAGCAGGAGCACAACCACCGGCTG agGGACTTCAAAGACCGGATCCAGCAGCAGAAGTCGGCCCAGAACAAGCTGAAGGAGCAGAGGAGGCAGATCGCCCGGGCCAAGAAGTACCACAGCGACTACCACGTGCAGATGCGCGCTCGCATGATGAGAGCCCGCACTCGCGAGGAGAGG atgTTCAAGCAGATCTTCGAGGAGGGCCTGGAGCTGCAGAAGTCTCGGCTGAGAGAGGAACGGGCCTACGCCAAGGAGGTGCGGCAGGAGCACCAGCGCAAGCACCGGGACGAGCTGGAGTCCATGGAGAACTACTACAAGGACCAG TTTTCATTGCTGGCCGAAACCCTCGCGCAAGAAAGAAGGGAAATCCAAATGCGGAAGAAGGCCCAAGAGAAG GCGCTTCAGAAGATGAAGAGGGAGCTCCGCAGcaagatggagagggagatcGGCGAGCTCCAGAAGATCATCATCCAGAACGACGACGACGACTACTTCTGGGACCTGGAGGCTGAGAGGCTGCGGGGGAAGGTCAAAATGGCCTCCTTCCAGTACAGCGCCGGCCACGTGCCCTGA